Proteins encoded together in one Rhizobium sp. 11515TR window:
- a CDS encoding respiratory chain complex I subunit 1 family protein, which produces MVIVSALFVQAFQMSIVVLLAPLLTGIVRLFKARLLRRRGPSLIQPYRDLVRLLRKEAVVAENASWLFRAAPYLIFAATWVAAAIIPTFATGLLFSWTADLIAIIALLGSARFFLALAGMDVGTSFGGIGSSREMMIATLAEPSMLLIIFTLALVAGSTQLSAIAVFMTSSQVGLRVSLAIALIALVMVAIAENARIPVDNPATHLELTMVHEAMVLEYSGRHLAMIELAASLKLLLYISLIACLFVPWKLVAFGSGPLAYLIGLFAYLAKLAAGGALLALFETATAKMRVFRVPEFLGAALMLGLLAALLRFVSRGL; this is translated from the coding sequence ATGGTCATAGTCTCCGCCCTTTTCGTCCAAGCCTTCCAGATGTCCATCGTCGTGCTGCTGGCACCATTGCTGACGGGAATTGTGCGCCTGTTCAAGGCGCGGCTGTTGCGTCGTCGCGGGCCGTCCCTGATACAGCCCTATCGCGACCTTGTCCGTCTTCTGCGCAAGGAAGCAGTGGTTGCGGAAAATGCGTCCTGGCTGTTCAGGGCAGCACCCTATCTGATCTTCGCCGCGACATGGGTGGCGGCCGCCATCATCCCGACCTTTGCCACCGGCCTCCTCTTCAGCTGGACCGCGGACCTGATCGCCATCATCGCACTGCTTGGCAGTGCACGCTTCTTCCTGGCGCTTGCCGGCATGGATGTCGGCACCAGCTTCGGCGGCATCGGCTCGAGCCGCGAGATGATGATTGCGACGCTGGCCGAGCCGTCGATGCTGCTCATCATTTTCACGCTTGCCCTGGTGGCCGGCTCGACCCAGCTTTCCGCCATCGCTGTCTTCATGACCTCATCGCAGGTGGGGTTGCGCGTGTCGCTGGCGATTGCCCTCATTGCCCTCGTCATGGTCGCGATCGCCGAAAACGCCCGTATCCCCGTAGACAACCCGGCGACCCATCTGGAATTGACCATGGTGCACGAAGCCATGGTGCTCGAATATTCCGGGCGGCACCTGGCCATGATCGAGCTCGCGGCATCGCTCAAGCTATTGCTTTACATTTCGTTGATCGCCTGTCTTTTCGTTCCCTGGAAGCTCGTGGCTTTCGGGTCCGGGCCGCTTGCCTACCTGATCGGATTGTTTGCCTATCTCGCCAAGCTTGCAGCCGGCGGTGCCCTGCTTGCATTGTTCGAAACGGCGACTGCCAAGATGCGCGTGTTCCGCGTGCCGGAATTCCTCGGTGCCGCTTTGATGCTCGGTCTGCTGGCCGCACTGCTGCGTTTCGTGTCGAGGGGGCTCTGA
- a CDS encoding hydrogenase 4 subunit F — protein MNAPSSLLGFDAVTAVLVVPIAAAALLALLPGYRMTARLNMVASLLTLLAALLLFFSARLPPGRYLLVDDLNIVFIVLNAFVGFTTSVFSAGYIAHELEIGRLTPANLRFYHAMYQIMIFGMNLAFVSNNIGLMWVAVELATLTTVLMVGIYRTHEALEAAWKYFILGSVGIAFALFGTILVYLAAQAVVGTGYDAMVWTTLVEHAAGFDPALLNLAFIFLLLGYGTKVGLAPLHAWLPDAHAEGPTPISAVLSGLLLNVALYAVLRFKILLAASPDAISPGPLMMTMGLVSLIFAAFMLYRRRDIKRLFAYSSIEHMGIIVFAFGLGGSLANFAGLLHMVMHSLTKSAIFFAVGHIAQIKGTQRLSAIRGLTETHPGLGWGLLAGVIAIAGLPPAGIFMSEFLIVSSTFAKQPLLAIPLVFGLLVAFGALLLRLTGAIFGQPRGRAAPAETSYLPMFLHLALVLGAGIYLPPPMVAWFQHIANLLR, from the coding sequence ATGAACGCTCCCTCCTCCCTCCTCGGTTTCGACGCGGTGACGGCCGTCCTCGTCGTTCCGATCGCTGCCGCGGCCCTCCTGGCGCTCCTGCCCGGCTATCGCATGACGGCACGGCTGAACATGGTCGCGAGCCTTTTGACACTACTTGCGGCGCTTTTGCTTTTTTTCAGCGCCCGGCTGCCACCGGGGCGATATCTGCTCGTGGACGACCTCAATATCGTCTTCATCGTGCTGAATGCCTTCGTCGGCTTCACCACCAGCGTCTTCAGTGCCGGCTACATCGCCCACGAACTGGAGATCGGCCGCCTGACGCCGGCCAATCTGCGATTCTACCACGCGATGTATCAGATCATGATTTTTGGTATGAATCTGGCATTCGTGTCGAACAATATCGGTCTGATGTGGGTGGCGGTGGAACTGGCGACGCTGACCACCGTGCTGATGGTCGGCATCTACCGCACCCATGAGGCACTGGAAGCGGCCTGGAAGTATTTCATCCTTGGAAGCGTCGGTATCGCCTTCGCATTGTTCGGCACCATCCTCGTCTATCTGGCCGCTCAGGCCGTTGTCGGCACCGGCTACGACGCCATGGTCTGGACGACGCTGGTAGAACACGCCGCCGGCTTCGATCCGGCACTTCTCAATCTCGCCTTCATCTTCCTGCTGCTCGGTTACGGCACCAAGGTCGGACTTGCGCCGCTCCATGCCTGGCTCCCGGATGCGCATGCCGAAGGGCCGACACCGATCTCGGCGGTGCTTTCAGGCCTTCTGCTCAACGTTGCGCTCTATGCCGTTTTGCGTTTCAAGATATTGCTTGCCGCCAGCCCGGACGCAATCAGCCCCGGGCCGCTCATGATGACGATGGGGCTCGTCTCGTTGATCTTCGCAGCCTTCATGCTTTACCGCCGTCGCGACATCAAACGCTTGTTTGCCTATTCTTCGATCGAACATATGGGCATCATCGTTTTCGCCTTCGGTCTCGGCGGCTCACTCGCCAATTTTGCCGGCCTGTTGCATATGGTCATGCATTCGCTGACCAAGTCGGCGATCTTCTTTGCCGTCGGCCATATCGCCCAGATCAAGGGGACGCAGAGGCTTTCTGCCATCCGGGGTCTTACCGAGACGCATCCGGGGCTCGGCTGGGGTTTGCTGGCCGGCGTGATCGCCATTGCCGGCCTGCCGCCGGCCGGCATCTTCATGAGCGAGTTCCTCATTGTCAGCTCGACCTTCGCGAAGCAGCCGCTGCTAGCCATTCCGCTTGTCTTTGGGCTGCTGGTTGCTTTCGGAGCTCTATTGCTGCGATTGACCGGCGCTATCTTCGGCCAGCCGCGCGGCAGGGCTGCCCCGGCTGAAACATCCTACTTGCCGATGTTCCTGCATCTGGCGCTGGTGCTCGGAGCCGGCATCTACCTGCCGCCGCCGATGGTTGCCTGGTTTCAGCATATCGCGAATCTTCTCCGATGA
- a CDS encoding hydrogenase-4 component E — protein MIGSVFDIAHMLAGGLVLVSMMMLYQDRLYALLNVFALHSLVLTLSVAWQALIQDAPHLFVTAAIALVFKAIIIPVVLHRMIRQLGIHREIETVVGVGPTMLVGLGLVALATVVMLRVTPSADPIAREDLAFALSVLLLGLLIMVTRRNAVSQVVGFMTLENGLVLAATGAKGMPLVVEISVAFSILIAFIVIGVFLFRIRERFDTVDVRALDDFKGRRRK, from the coding sequence ATGATCGGGTCGGTCTTCGACATCGCCCACATGCTCGCCGGCGGTCTGGTACTCGTCAGCATGATGATGCTCTATCAGGACCGTCTTTATGCGCTGCTGAACGTCTTTGCGCTGCATTCGCTGGTGCTGACGCTGTCGGTTGCCTGGCAGGCCCTTATCCAGGATGCGCCGCATCTCTTTGTGACGGCGGCGATCGCTCTCGTTTTCAAGGCGATCATCATTCCCGTGGTGCTGCATCGCATGATCCGCCAGCTCGGCATCCATCGCGAGATAGAGACTGTCGTCGGCGTTGGCCCCACCATGCTCGTCGGCCTGGGACTGGTGGCTCTGGCCACCGTCGTCATGCTGCGGGTGACGCCGTCGGCCGATCCGATCGCACGCGAGGATCTTGCTTTCGCTCTATCGGTTCTGCTGCTGGGACTGCTGATCATGGTCACGCGCCGCAATGCCGTCAGCCAGGTCGTCGGCTTCATGACCCTGGAAAACGGATTGGTGCTCGCGGCGACCGGCGCCAAGGGCATGCCGCTGGTGGTGGAGATCAGCGTCGCCTTCTCGATCCTGATCGCCTTCATCGTCATCGGCGTCTTCCTGTTCCGCATCCGCGAACGTTTCGACACGGTCGACGTCCGGGCGCTCGACGACTTCAAGGGGAGACGTCGAAAATGA
- a CDS encoding extracellular solute-binding protein, whose product MKRAFVSALALSTMLFSVPAAFAQELATKDRIGLADAPKTLTVRLTNDSQNNADPAIAQGYQKLFVDFIKKHPDWKLQMQFMSADIGTEQAKMLEQAKAGNAPDCAAVDSFVLSQFMVNHVLADFTPYFSKDEIADLFPFIRNGITDKDQTIRAWWWDTDLRVLYRNKSIVPDAPQTWDDLKKAGIASVKEGMEGILFNAGRYEGSTFDWLANYWALGGKLVDDSGKPVFGEGENKEKFLKALSYYKDLVDSGAAPKRVTTIGNYDDLNAAAAAGTTALFIGGNWQLAQLKATLDPDEFANWTFSPIPGPTADQRSTGTGGWTIASFSKDKDKVEMCANLARDIYMGPGNALQQQLPTRKSLFDKYDIFATEANKTFAEALANGQARPGAPIYPEISNQIQIMMGDVLSGTKQPEEALNAAFKATMEAYKRL is encoded by the coding sequence ATGAAGAGAGCGTTCGTCAGCGCGCTAGCGCTGAGCACAATGTTGTTTTCAGTGCCTGCCGCATTTGCCCAAGAACTGGCGACAAAGGATAGGATCGGCCTTGCCGATGCGCCGAAAACACTCACTGTCCGGCTCACGAACGATAGTCAGAACAATGCCGATCCGGCGATCGCACAGGGCTATCAGAAGCTCTTCGTCGATTTCATCAAGAAGCATCCCGACTGGAAGCTGCAGATGCAGTTCATGTCGGCTGATATCGGCACAGAACAGGCAAAAATGCTCGAACAGGCAAAGGCCGGCAATGCTCCGGATTGCGCCGCCGTCGACTCCTTCGTCCTCTCGCAGTTCATGGTCAATCATGTGCTCGCCGACTTCACTCCCTATTTCTCGAAGGACGAAATCGCCGATCTCTTTCCCTTCATCCGCAACGGCATCACTGATAAGGATCAGACGATCCGTGCCTGGTGGTGGGACACCGACCTTCGTGTCCTCTACCGCAACAAATCCATCGTTCCCGACGCACCGCAGACCTGGGACGACCTGAAGAAGGCCGGCATCGCCTCCGTCAAGGAGGGCATGGAAGGCATCCTCTTCAATGCCGGCCGCTACGAGGGCTCGACCTTTGACTGGCTTGCCAATTACTGGGCGCTCGGCGGCAAGCTCGTTGACGATAGCGGCAAGCCGGTCTTCGGCGAGGGTGAAAACAAGGAAAAATTTCTCAAGGCACTGAGCTATTACAAGGATCTCGTCGATTCCGGCGCCGCACCCAAGCGCGTAACCACGATCGGCAACTATGACGATCTGAACGCGGCCGCAGCTGCCGGAACCACGGCGCTCTTCATCGGCGGCAACTGGCAGCTCGCCCAGCTGAAAGCAACGCTGGACCCGGACGAGTTCGCCAACTGGACCTTCTCCCCGATCCCCGGCCCGACCGCCGATCAGCGTTCCACAGGCACGGGCGGCTGGACGATCGCTTCCTTCAGCAAGGATAAAGACAAGGTCGAGATGTGCGCCAATCTTGCCCGCGACATCTATATGGGGCCGGGCAATGCGCTTCAACAGCAATTGCCGACGCGCAAATCGCTCTTCGACAAATATGACATCTTCGCAACCGAAGCCAACAAGACCTTTGCCGAAGCTCTCGCCAACGGCCAGGCCCGTCCGGGCGCGCCGATCTATCCGGAAATCTCCAACCAGATCCAGATCATGATGGGCGACGTCCTCTCTGGAACCAAGCAGCCGGAAGAAGCCCTAAACGCGGCATTCAAGGCGACGATGGAGGCTTACAAGCGTCTCTAG
- a CDS encoding ROK family transcriptional regulator → MRYLRSGPRWRQPEETDVTRGKTLGLRSGEIADRNIRVILEAIRRHGPLTRMELGKHSGLTGPGITNILRRLGDEGLVTSHRRNGAGGGATSTEFALRPEGAFSIGIRARQNRGEAVLVDLSGQVHDRIYFPLTRTTRVASILSAIEDMIGRHADLPIIGLGVGSNDWSPEESEQLDAASKLPRSYVENECTASLLAERTIGTPAPRGGLAMIIIDEDVQAGFLVRGVPYSGVHGRAGNIGEMRTGPDNIRLNTVVGFDALRRLVSDDEFRRLLAGEEPSSPLIAQWIREAASHLLDPIIAIAGFIAPSVIMIGGDLPRGVIEALIHQLSVERRDTSKRPFLTPWISPMKPASFSGGGVALGAALLPFLNTLLPPVSG, encoded by the coding sequence ATGCGGTATCTTCGATCCGGGCCACGGTGGCGCCAACCGGAGGAGACGGACGTTACGCGGGGCAAGACACTCGGTCTGCGGTCGGGAGAAATCGCCGATAGAAATATTCGCGTCATCCTGGAGGCGATCCGCCGACACGGGCCTTTGACCCGCATGGAGCTCGGAAAACATTCTGGACTGACCGGGCCGGGAATTACAAATATTCTGCGCCGGCTTGGCGATGAAGGGCTGGTAACATCGCATCGGCGCAATGGCGCCGGCGGCGGTGCGACCTCAACTGAATTTGCCCTGCGGCCAGAAGGGGCCTTCTCGATCGGCATTCGTGCCCGTCAAAATCGCGGCGAAGCGGTTCTCGTCGATCTCAGCGGCCAGGTTCACGACCGCATTTATTTTCCCCTCACCCGGACAACGAGGGTCGCATCGATCCTTTCGGCGATCGAGGACATGATTGGTCGCCATGCCGACTTGCCGATCATCGGCCTGGGTGTTGGCTCGAATGACTGGAGCCCGGAAGAAAGCGAGCAGCTGGATGCCGCATCGAAACTCCCGCGCAGCTATGTCGAGAACGAATGCACGGCAAGCCTGCTCGCCGAGCGCACGATCGGCACACCGGCGCCGAGAGGCGGACTCGCGATGATCATCATCGACGAGGATGTCCAGGCCGGATTTCTCGTTCGTGGCGTTCCCTATTCGGGCGTTCATGGACGCGCGGGCAATATCGGCGAGATGCGCACCGGTCCCGACAATATCCGCTTGAACACGGTCGTCGGCTTCGATGCGCTGCGCAGATTGGTAAGCGACGACGAATTCCGGCGCCTTCTGGCGGGCGAGGAGCCATCTTCCCCGCTGATAGCGCAGTGGATACGCGAGGCGGCAAGCCATCTGCTCGACCCGATCATCGCGATTGCCGGCTTCATCGCGCCGAGCGTGATCATGATCGGCGGCGACCTGCCGCGCGGCGTCATCGAGGCGCTGATCCATCAGCTTTCCGTCGAGCGCCGCGACACGTCGAAACGGCCTTTCCTGACGCCCTGGATTTCGCCGATGAAGCCAGCAAGTTTCAGCGGCGGCGGCGTGGCGCTGGGGGCGGCACTCCTGCCTTTCCTCAACACTCTTCTGCCGCCGGTCTCCGGCTGA
- a CDS encoding carbohydrate ABC transporter permease yields MTPIAIEAASRPHSRSFMRRFAGAPLPWIMPVIIVIGIFYLYPVIDVFRLSFTNATLIGENQDYTLASIANMLSSPQLPDILWATLVFVGGSVIGQQILGLAVAVVVVRGEKRGLFGTTILRTTALIAWVVPGIAGGIIWQMLFSEAPYGALNSILRLMHLPTVAWLSDPAIAPWSALISNIWRGTAFSMVVMYAALKAIDPSLYEAAEVDGATGSQQFFFITIPQLRAAILVNMILITIMTLNTFDAIITLTGGGPGRATEVISLYVFNIVFRNYDLSGGSVLSVLMLIISLGLAIVYASFLPKEDER; encoded by the coding sequence ATGACCCCAATCGCCATCGAGGCTGCCAGCCGGCCGCACAGCAGATCGTTCATGCGCCGCTTCGCCGGAGCGCCGCTGCCCTGGATCATGCCCGTGATCATCGTCATCGGCATCTTCTATCTCTATCCGGTGATCGACGTGTTCCGTCTGTCCTTCACCAATGCGACGCTGATCGGCGAAAATCAGGATTATACGCTCGCTTCTATTGCGAACATGCTGAGTTCGCCGCAGCTTCCCGACATTCTCTGGGCAACCCTCGTCTTCGTCGGCGGCAGCGTCATCGGCCAGCAGATTCTTGGCCTTGCCGTTGCCGTCGTCGTCGTTCGCGGCGAAAAGCGCGGCCTGTTCGGCACGACGATCCTGAGAACCACGGCGCTCATAGCCTGGGTCGTGCCCGGCATTGCCGGCGGCATCATCTGGCAGATGCTGTTTTCGGAGGCGCCCTACGGCGCGCTGAACAGCATTCTGCGGCTCATGCACCTGCCGACGGTCGCCTGGCTTTCCGATCCTGCGATCGCCCCTTGGTCGGCGCTGATCTCGAACATTTGGCGCGGAACGGCATTCTCGATGGTCGTCATGTATGCCGCATTGAAAGCCATAGATCCCTCGCTCTACGAAGCGGCGGAAGTGGATGGCGCGACGGGCTCGCAGCAGTTCTTCTTCATCACCATCCCGCAGCTGCGTGCCGCCATTCTCGTCAACATGATCCTGATAACCATCATGACGCTCAACACTTTCGACGCGATCATAACGCTGACGGGCGGCGGGCCCGGCCGCGCTACCGAAGTCATATCGCTCTATGTCTTCAACATCGTCTTCCGCAACTACGACCTGTCCGGCGGCAGCGTGCTTTCCGTGCTGATGCTGATCATCAGCCTCGGACTGGCCATCGTCTACGCTTCATTCCTGCCGAAGGAGGATGAACGATGA
- a CDS encoding helix-turn-helix domain-containing protein, which yields MITAAQMRAARALLGIDQRQLAELAGVSVPTIQRMEASPDVVRGNVDSLMRLLAALSEAGVEVINEGAVSQDGGRGVRLKTKRPESGAPGLPGRGMRPRS from the coding sequence ATGATCACCGCCGCACAGATGCGTGCCGCCAGAGCCCTTCTTGGTATAGATCAGCGCCAACTCGCGGAATTGGCGGGGGTATCCGTTCCGACCATCCAACGGATGGAGGCAAGCCCTGATGTGGTGCGCGGCAATGTCGATTCCCTAATGCGATTGCTGGCGGCTTTGAGCGAAGCCGGCGTTGAGGTGATCAACGAAGGTGCGGTCAGCCAGGATGGAGGGCGCGGCGTCAGGCTGAAGACCAAGCGGCCGGAGAGCGGGGCGCCTGGATTGCCCGGACGAGGAATGAGGCCTCGCTCATGA
- a CDS encoding carbohydrate ABC transporter permease — protein MSRRTGTRFGDFLSYLFMLAMFVFFAGPLTYLLSMALRDKREIYRGVARYIPHNPTIDNFITVLNNSYFPLYLWNGLKLAALSGFGVLIVAMPAAYAFSRFQFRGKGLSMMGLLLFQMISPLVIMVPLYRYMNRLGLLDTHFAVTMVYIALGVPLATWLLKSTVDGIPRSLDEAAMIDGCNRFSVFWRIVLPLSAPGIASVFIITVIAGWSQFLVPFLLLTQNNLMPIGVGIFNFRGMQTDSSIQLLATACLISVVPAIVAFLSLQRLILGSMTSGSVKG, from the coding sequence ATGAGCAGGCGCACCGGCACGCGCTTCGGCGATTTTCTGAGCTATCTCTTCATGTTGGCGATGTTCGTCTTCTTCGCCGGCCCCCTCACCTACCTTCTGTCGATGGCGCTGCGCGACAAGCGGGAGATCTATCGCGGCGTGGCGCGCTATATTCCGCACAACCCGACGATCGACAACTTCATCACCGTCCTCAACAACAGCTACTTCCCACTCTATCTCTGGAACGGCCTGAAGCTTGCGGCTCTGAGCGGCTTCGGCGTTTTGATCGTCGCCATGCCCGCGGCCTACGCCTTCTCGCGCTTCCAGTTCCGCGGTAAGGGCCTGTCTATGATGGGGCTTCTGCTCTTTCAGATGATCTCGCCGCTGGTCATCATGGTGCCGCTCTATCGCTACATGAACCGCCTGGGACTGCTCGATACGCATTTCGCCGTGACGATGGTCTATATCGCGCTCGGCGTGCCGCTTGCGACATGGCTCTTGAAGAGCACTGTCGACGGAATTCCCCGCAGCCTCGACGAAGCCGCGATGATCGACGGATGCAACCGTTTCTCGGTCTTCTGGCGGATCGTGCTGCCGCTGTCGGCACCGGGCATCGCCTCCGTCTTCATCATCACGGTCATTGCCGGCTGGTCGCAATTTCTCGTCCCTTTTCTGCTGCTCACGCAAAACAATTTGATGCCGATCGGCGTCGGGATCTTTAACTTCCGTGGCATGCAAACCGACTCGTCCATCCAGCTGTTGGCGACCGCCTGCCTCATCTCCGTCGTACCGGCGATCGTGGCGTTTCTGTCGCTGCAGCGGCTGATCCTTGGCTCCATGACCAGTGGCTCGGTGAAGGGGTGA
- a CDS encoding YoaK family protein, producing the protein MLVRQGTHRNEKIDRRLAASLAAIAGALNASAFYAVGFFSANMTGNVSTLSDHLAEGQWLSSLFYGGIVIVFILGAATSTLIINAGRRRNVHAIYAYSILTEAVLLAALGCADLWLLAAWRTPVLVLGLAFLMGLQNAVVTRISDARVRTTHVSGMATDIGIELAIALDALRGREQASEARRNLGKLQLHLYTIVSFLLGGVFGVFAYRVIGGNLLLLAAALLTLIALDAILRARKIAAAGVKPQAL; encoded by the coding sequence ATGCTTGTAAGACAGGGCACCCATCGCAACGAGAAAATTGACCGCCGGCTGGCCGCGTCCCTTGCGGCAATTGCCGGCGCATTGAATGCATCGGCCTTCTACGCCGTCGGCTTCTTCTCAGCCAACATGACGGGCAATGTATCGACGCTATCCGATCACCTTGCCGAGGGACAGTGGCTGTCGAGCCTGTTTTACGGCGGGATTGTCATTGTCTTCATCCTGGGTGCCGCGACGTCGACGCTGATTATCAACGCCGGTCGCCGGCGCAATGTTCATGCGATCTATGCCTATAGTATTCTGACCGAGGCTGTCTTACTTGCCGCGCTCGGCTGTGCAGATCTCTGGTTGCTTGCTGCCTGGCGCACCCCAGTTCTCGTCCTCGGGCTTGCATTCCTGATGGGTCTTCAGAACGCAGTCGTCACCCGCATCTCGGACGCTCGGGTTCGCACCACGCATGTTTCCGGGATGGCAACGGATATAGGCATCGAGCTGGCCATTGCCCTGGACGCCTTGCGAGGACGTGAGCAGGCTTCGGAGGCGCGGCGCAATCTGGGCAAACTCCAATTGCATCTTTACACGATCGTCTCGTTTCTTCTCGGCGGTGTCTTCGGAGTGTTCGCCTACCGAGTCATCGGTGGCAACCTTCTCCTATTGGCCGCAGCTCTGCTGACGCTGATTGCACTGGATGCAATTTTACGCGCACGAAAAATAGCGGCTGCCGGAGTTAAACCACAAGCCTTATGA
- the hyfB gene encoding hydrogenase 4 subunit B yields the protein MIFLAAVLLCSVFLLATAAFAVCIAWSKQATRLTYGLSCGLSAIAFAAAIGALATVVSPDATSTLVLPIGLPWLGSHFRLDALSAFFLTVVNFGGMLSSLYAVGYGRHEHAPHRVLPFLPAFVAGMNLVILADDAFTFLMSWEFMSLASWALVMAHHRDAGNRKAGYLYIVMASFGTLTLLLAFGLLAGPDGNYSFAMMRAAVHAPLTSGLVLVLLLIGAGSKAGLVPLHVWLPRAHPAAPSHVSALMSGVMTKVAVYGFIRVVFDLLGQPAWWFGIVVLAVGGITAVLGILHALMESDLKRLLAYSTIENIGVIFVSLGLALAFKANGMELAAALALTAALFHVLNHSFFKSLLFFGAGAVLTATGERDMEKLGGLIHRMPVTALFFLVGCIAISALPPFNGFVSEWLTFQAVLQSPALPQWGLKLLVPAVGGMLALAAALAAACFVKVFGVTFLGCPRSPPAERATEVDRFSLAAMSVLAFLCLAVGVLPGIVIDALAPLTLLLIGERMPVQTDIPWLSIVPIAEARSSYNGLLVFLFILFSASFTAYLVHRFGSRRIRRAPAWDCGFPLSSPATQYTASSFAQPIRRVFGTLIFRARDRVTMPSPGDLRPARFALEMHDYIWESLYLPIIGAVGFAAEKLNYLQFLTIRRYLSLVFLTLVLLLLVLALWS from the coding sequence ATGATCTTCCTGGCCGCGGTCCTGCTATGCTCGGTCTTCCTGCTTGCAACGGCAGCTTTTGCGGTCTGCATCGCCTGGTCGAAACAGGCAACGAGGCTCACCTATGGCTTAAGCTGCGGTCTGTCGGCAATCGCCTTTGCCGCAGCGATCGGCGCACTCGCCACGGTGGTTTCTCCCGATGCCACATCTACGCTCGTACTTCCGATCGGCCTGCCGTGGCTCGGCAGTCATTTCCGTCTGGATGCGCTATCCGCCTTCTTTCTGACGGTCGTCAATTTCGGCGGCATGCTTTCGAGCCTGTACGCGGTCGGCTACGGCCGCCACGAGCACGCGCCGCACCGTGTGCTGCCGTTCTTGCCCGCTTTCGTCGCAGGCATGAATCTCGTGATCCTTGCGGATGATGCCTTCACCTTCCTGATGTCCTGGGAGTTCATGTCGCTTGCCTCCTGGGCGCTCGTGATGGCCCATCATCGCGATGCCGGCAACCGGAAAGCCGGCTATCTCTATATCGTCATGGCGAGCTTCGGCACACTCACTCTCCTGCTCGCCTTCGGCCTGCTTGCAGGACCGGATGGCAATTACAGTTTCGCCATGATGCGTGCCGCCGTCCACGCGCCGCTGACCTCGGGCCTGGTCCTCGTCTTGCTGTTGATCGGTGCCGGATCCAAGGCCGGGCTGGTGCCTCTGCATGTCTGGCTGCCGCGAGCGCACCCGGCGGCCCCCAGTCATGTTTCCGCGCTCATGAGCGGCGTCATGACCAAAGTCGCGGTGTACGGCTTCATCCGCGTGGTCTTCGATCTGCTCGGCCAGCCGGCTTGGTGGTTCGGCATCGTCGTTCTGGCGGTCGGCGGCATCACTGCGGTTCTCGGCATTCTGCACGCGCTGATGGAGAGCGATCTCAAGCGTCTGCTTGCCTATAGCACCATTGAAAATATTGGCGTCATCTTCGTCAGCCTCGGATTAGCGCTCGCGTTCAAGGCGAACGGGATGGAACTGGCGGCCGCGTTGGCGCTGACCGCCGCGTTATTCCATGTCCTCAACCACTCGTTTTTCAAGAGCCTGCTCTTCTTCGGTGCCGGCGCCGTACTGACGGCAACCGGGGAACGGGACATGGAAAAGCTTGGCGGGCTCATTCATCGCATGCCGGTAACGGCCCTGTTCTTTCTTGTAGGCTGCATCGCGATCTCGGCCCTTCCTCCCTTCAATGGTTTCGTTTCCGAATGGCTGACATTTCAGGCCGTCCTGCAGAGCCCGGCCTTGCCGCAATGGGGATTGAAGCTGCTGGTGCCGGCCGTGGGCGGGATGCTCGCCCTTGCCGCCGCCCTTGCCGCGGCTTGTTTCGTGAAGGTTTTCGGTGTTACGTTTCTTGGCTGTCCACGCAGCCCGCCGGCCGAACGGGCAACCGAGGTCGATCGTTTTTCCCTCGCTGCCATGTCGGTGCTGGCTTTCCTTTGCCTTGCCGTCGGCGTCCTGCCGGGGATCGTCATCGATGCGCTCGCACCGCTGACGCTTTTGCTGATCGGCGAGCGCATGCCGGTACAGACGGATATTCCGTGGCTGTCTATCGTGCCGATCGCCGAAGCCCGCAGCTCTTATAACGGCTTGCTCGTTTTCCTCTTCATCCTCTTTTCGGCGTCGTTCACGGCCTATCTCGTCCACCGATTTGGCTCGCGGCGTATCCGACGGGCGCCGGCCTGGGATTGCGGCTTTCCACTGAGCAGCCCGGCAACGCAATATACCGCCAGCAGTTTCGCCCAGCCCATCAGGCGCGTCTTCGGCACGCTGATCTTTCGTGCGCGCGACCGCGTCACCATGCCGTCGCCGGGCGATCTCCGACCCGCACGGTTCGCCCTGGAAATGCACGATTATATATGGGAAAGCCTTTACCTGCCCATCATCGGCGCGGTCGGCTTTGCCGCGGAAAAACTCAATTATCTGCAGTTTCTGACAATTCGGCGCTATCTGAGTCTGGTTTTCCTCACGCTCGTCCTGCTGCTTCTGGTGCTGGCGCTATGGTCATAG